One genomic window of Paenisporosarcina antarctica includes the following:
- a CDS encoding succinate dehydrogenase cytochrome b558 subunit, whose protein sequence is MSKDSDFYLRRLHSLLGIIPIGLFLTQHLVINYFATRGAASFETAAHFMENLPFRLLLEWFVIFLPLMFHAFYGLYIGFTAKNNPKRFGTFRNWLFVLQRFSGVFLVVFIAWHIFETRFQAAIGAKEVNFNMMADILANPFMFAFYVAGVVAATFHFANGIWSFLVSWGITQSPRSQQISTYVTIGIFLALSVVGIQALLAFV, encoded by the coding sequence TTGTCGAAAGATAGTGATTTTTATTTACGCCGTTTGCATTCTCTACTTGGGATCATTCCGATTGGTTTGTTCTTGACGCAACATTTAGTAATAAACTATTTCGCAACACGAGGCGCAGCGTCATTTGAAACTGCGGCACACTTCATGGAAAATCTTCCGTTCCGCTTGCTTTTAGAGTGGTTTGTGATTTTCTTGCCATTAATGTTCCATGCATTCTATGGTCTCTACATAGGATTCACCGCAAAGAACAATCCAAAACGTTTTGGTACTTTCCGAAACTGGTTGTTTGTTTTGCAACGATTTAGTGGAGTCTTCCTTGTCGTGTTTATCGCATGGCATATTTTTGAAACAAGATTCCAAGCAGCAATTGGTGCAAAAGAAGTTAATTTTAACATGATGGCTGATATTTTAGCGAATCCATTTATGTTTGCTTTCTATGTGGCAGGTGTTGTAGCTGCAACATTCCACTTTGCAAATGGTATTTGGTCATTCCTAGTAAGTTGGGGTATCACTCAATCTCCTAGATCACAACAAATTTCTACTTATGTGACGATAGGGATCTTCTTAGCATTATCTGTAGTCGGCATTCAAGCACTTCTTGCATTCGTGTAA
- the sdhB gene encoding succinate dehydrogenase iron-sulfur subunit: protein MSAATATKTVVLEILRQDTTDSTPYWEKFELNYRPNMNVISALMEIRRNPVNSDGKQTTPVNWDMNCLEEVCGACSMVINGRPRQSCTALIDKLEQPVRLEPMKTFPVVRDLIVDRARMFDSLKKVKAWVPIDGTYDLGEGPRMPERKRQWAYELSKCMTCGVCLEACPNVNDKSDFMGPAVLSQVRLFNAHPTGAMNKDERLNALMGEGGIANCGNSQNCVVACPKGIPLTTSIAAMNRDTSVQMFKNFFGSDHMVD from the coding sequence ATGAGTGCAGCAACAGCTACTAAAACAGTCGTTCTCGAGATCCTTCGCCAAGATACTACAGATTCTACACCATATTGGGAAAAATTTGAGTTAAATTATCGTCCAAATATGAATGTCATTTCAGCTTTAATGGAAATACGACGTAATCCAGTCAACTCAGACGGTAAACAGACAACACCAGTAAATTGGGATATGAACTGTTTAGAAGAAGTCTGTGGTGCTTGTTCAATGGTGATTAACGGGAGACCTCGTCAATCATGTACAGCTCTTATTGACAAATTGGAGCAACCAGTTCGCTTGGAACCAATGAAAACATTCCCTGTCGTACGCGATCTTATCGTAGACCGTGCACGTATGTTTGATTCATTGAAAAAAGTTAAAGCTTGGGTTCCAATTGATGGTACGTATGACCTTGGAGAAGGTCCACGTATGCCTGAACGCAAACGCCAATGGGCATACGAATTATCAAAATGTATGACGTGTGGAGTATGTTTGGAAGCTTGTCCAAACGTAAACGACAAATCAGACTTTATGGGACCAGCTGTTTTATCACAAGTTCGCCTATTCAATGCGCATCCAACAGGTGCCATGAACAAAGATGAACGTCTTAATGCCCTAATGGGTGAAGGTGGTATCGCTAACTGCGGTAACTCTCAAAACTGTGTAGTTGCATGTCCAAAAGGGATTCCTTTGACAACATCTATCGCAGCTATGAACCGTGACACTTCGGTTCAAATGTTCAAAAACTTCTTCGGAAGCGACCACATGGTTGACTAA
- a CDS encoding acyl-CoA thioesterase → MRASYIQDPEKWASGFNFSVPVQVRFGETDMFGHLNNTYNFSYFELARIEYFKHIGLMNDWLNPKGTTIPVVADLQCDYVKQVFFDEKLQIHVKAESIGNSSVDIHYHATNKKGDTVFTGRGSIVQINKTTGKGSAWTEKEKSLFIPR, encoded by the coding sequence ATGCGTGCATCTTATATTCAAGACCCGGAAAAATGGGCAAGTGGTTTCAATTTTTCAGTACCTGTACAAGTTCGTTTTGGTGAAACGGATATGTTTGGTCATTTGAATAATACATATAATTTTTCTTATTTCGAGTTGGCTCGGATTGAATATTTTAAGCACATCGGTTTGATGAATGATTGGCTTAATCCGAAAGGGACGACTATTCCAGTTGTTGCAGACCTTCAATGTGACTATGTGAAGCAAGTATTCTTTGACGAAAAGCTTCAAATTCATGTGAAAGCTGAGTCTATAGGTAATTCATCGGTTGATATTCATTACCATGCAACAAATAAAAAAGGGGATACAGTTTTCACTGGAAGAGGTTCTATTGTTCAAATTAATAAAACAACGGGAAAAGGTTCAGCGTGGACTGAAAAAGAAAAATCGTTATTCATTCCAAGATAG
- a CDS encoding helix-turn-helix domain-containing protein, with protein sequence MLSERAHHRSLLTGREREIFQLLVRDYSTKDISIQLKISEKTVRNHISNTIQKLGVSGRSQAILELLRLGELSLD encoded by the coding sequence ATGTTGTCAGAACGGGCACATCATCGTTCATTATTGACTGGGCGAGAAAGAGAAATATTTCAATTATTAGTTCGTGATTATTCAACGAAAGATATTTCGATTCAATTAAAGATCAGTGAAAAAACCGTAAGAAACCACATCTCCAATACTATTCAAAAGTTAGGTGTATCGGGTAGATCACAAGCTATACTTGAACTTTTACGACTAGGCGAATTATCACTCGACTGA
- a CDS encoding YslB family protein: MTMTDTKTVPTFGYELIRDHVLSTILGKHESDILYWSGKELARKFQMFSMEETTSFFQEAGWGELTLERLTKNEAFYKLTGEPDLLQIEKRCFRLEAGFLAQQQQKLGGFLTECFEEKDLKKNVIQFHVKWDLKEKI; encoded by the coding sequence ATGACAATGACAGACACAAAAACAGTACCCACTTTTGGTTATGAATTAATTCGGGATCATGTGCTTTCTACAATTCTAGGCAAGCACGAAAGCGATATTTTATACTGGTCAGGAAAAGAATTAGCTCGTAAGTTTCAGATGTTTTCAATGGAAGAAACGACTTCTTTTTTTCAAGAAGCTGGCTGGGGTGAGTTAACACTTGAACGCCTTACAAAAAATGAAGCCTTTTACAAATTAACAGGAGAACCTGATTTACTCCAAATCGAAAAACGTTGCTTTCGCTTAGAGGCAGGTTTTTTAGCACAACAACAACAAAAACTAGGTGGTTTTTTGACCGAATGCTTTGAAGAAAAGGACCTGAAGAAGAACGTCATTCAATTCCATGTGAAATGGGATCTCAAAGAAAAAATTTAA
- the sdhA gene encoding succinate dehydrogenase flavoprotein subunit, with translation MAKSKLIVVGGGLAGLMATIKAAEKGTPVELFSIVPVKRSHSVCAQGGINGAVNTKGEGDSTAKHFDDTVYGGDFLANQPPVQAMTEAAPSIIHLLDRMGVMFNRTPEGLLDFRRFGGTMYHRTAFAGATTGQQLLYALDEQVRKFEVEGLVTKYEGWEFLGAILDDDGACRGVMAQSLTTMEIRAFRGDAIIMATGGPGIIFGKSTNSIINTGSAASIIYQQGGHYANGEFIQIHPTAIPGDDKLRLMSESARGEGGRVWTYKDGKPWYFLEEKYPAYGNLVPRDIATREIFDVCVNQKLGINGENMVYLDLSHKDPKELDIKLGGIIEIYEKFMGDDPRKVPMKIFPAVHYSMGGLWVDYDQMTNIPGIFAAGECDYSQHGANRLGANSLLSAIYAGMVAGPNAVDYMSALDKHSEDMPSTIFDAHIAAEQQKWDDTMALDGTENAYVLHKELGEWMTDNVTVVRYNDRLQATDEKIQELLERYNNININDTQKWSNQGATFTRQLKNMLYLARVITLGALNRNESRGAHYKPDFPDRNDDEFMKTTMAKFDPATGAPIFHYEEIDVTLIAPRKRDYSAKKGD, from the coding sequence ATGGCAAAAAGTAAATTGATCGTTGTCGGCGGAGGTTTAGCTGGATTAATGGCTACAATTAAAGCGGCAGAAAAAGGTACACCTGTTGAATTATTTTCAATTGTTCCTGTAAAACGCTCACACTCAGTTTGTGCGCAAGGCGGGATTAACGGAGCTGTAAATACAAAGGGTGAAGGCGATTCAACAGCTAAACACTTTGACGATACAGTATATGGTGGAGATTTCTTAGCAAACCAACCACCTGTACAAGCAATGACTGAAGCAGCACCTAGCATTATTCATTTATTAGACCGTATGGGTGTTATGTTTAACCGTACACCTGAAGGCTTACTTGACTTCCGTCGTTTCGGTGGAACGATGTATCATCGTACAGCATTTGCTGGTGCAACAACTGGCCAACAATTATTATATGCACTAGACGAGCAAGTACGTAAGTTTGAAGTTGAAGGACTTGTGACGAAGTATGAAGGTTGGGAATTCCTTGGGGCTATTCTTGATGACGATGGAGCTTGTCGTGGCGTCATGGCACAAAGCTTAACCACAATGGAAATCCGTGCATTCCGTGGTGATGCTATTATAATGGCTACTGGTGGACCAGGAATCATTTTCGGGAAATCTACAAACTCTATTATCAACACAGGTTCTGCTGCATCAATTATTTATCAACAAGGCGGACATTACGCAAATGGTGAATTCATTCAAATTCATCCTACAGCGATTCCTGGGGATGACAAGCTTCGATTAATGTCTGAATCAGCTCGTGGTGAAGGTGGACGTGTTTGGACGTATAAAGACGGAAAACCTTGGTATTTCCTTGAAGAAAAATATCCAGCTTACGGAAACTTAGTGCCACGTGATATCGCTACTCGTGAAATTTTTGATGTATGTGTTAATCAAAAATTAGGGATTAACGGCGAAAACATGGTGTACTTAGATCTTTCTCACAAAGATCCGAAAGAATTAGATATTAAACTTGGTGGAATCATCGAAATTTATGAGAAATTCATGGGTGACGATCCCCGTAAAGTACCGATGAAAATTTTCCCGGCTGTCCATTACTCAATGGGTGGGTTATGGGTAGATTATGATCAAATGACGAACATTCCTGGTATCTTTGCTGCAGGTGAATGTGATTACTCTCAACATGGTGCAAACCGTTTAGGAGCAAACTCATTACTTTCTGCAATTTACGCTGGAATGGTTGCAGGTCCTAACGCTGTAGATTATATGAGCGCATTAGACAAGCATTCAGAAGATATGCCTTCTACAATTTTCGATGCACACATCGCTGCTGAGCAACAGAAGTGGGATGATACAATGGCATTAGATGGCACTGAAAATGCATATGTCTTGCATAAAGAGCTTGGTGAATGGATGACAGACAACGTAACAGTTGTACGTTACAATGATCGTTTACAAGCAACTGATGAAAAAATTCAAGAACTTCTTGAACGTTATAACAATATTAATATTAACGACACACAAAAATGGTCAAATCAAGGCGCAACATTTACGCGTCAGTTGAAAAACATGCTATACTTGGCTCGCGTAATTACATTGGGTGCACTTAACCGTAATGAGAGCCGTGGCGCTCACTACAAACCAGACTTCCCAGACCGTAACGACGATGAATTCATGAAAACTACGATGGCTAAGTTTGATCCAGCAACTGGTGCACCAATCTTCCATTATGAAGAAATCGATGTTACTCTTATTGCGCCGCGTAAACGTGATTACTCAGCGAAGAAAGGGGATTAA
- a CDS encoding DnaJ family domain-containing protein, whose product MNWHIVEDLIKKAQRDGQFDNLPGAGKPLPPDEFTHYPENIRMVMRVLKNSGHDAEAQFIKEEISDLQHQMKKATRQEKTELEQQYNQKLTKMNQLLSKKGIKTNSSAAFKQYQSQIDDKFKWD is encoded by the coding sequence CACAGCGTGATGGACAGTTTGATAATTTGCCGGGAGCAGGGAAACCTTTGCCACCAGATGAATTTACTCATTATCCAGAAAATATTCGTATGGTTATGCGCGTATTAAAAAACTCAGGTCATGATGCAGAAGCGCAGTTTATTAAAGAAGAAATAAGTGATTTGCAACATCAAATGAAAAAAGCTACGCGACAAGAAAAGACTGAGCTCGAGCAACAGTACAATCAAAAACTCACAAAAATGAATCAACTATTATCTAAAAAAGGAATTAAGACAAATAGTAGTGCTGCTTTTAAACAATATCAATCTCAAATAGACGATAAGTTTAAATGGGATTAA